A single window of Paenibacillus sp. SYP-B4298 DNA harbors:
- a CDS encoding extracellular solute-binding protein produces MIWTMKKAAAALLAGAMLTSLLAGCSNSASSDGGRAETSTEFYSAKFENGKYVEPVSITTVFPIGSNLKFKNGENIENNVHTRWAKDTLGIDIKYLWTVSDQNNAYQTKLRLMLTSKQEMPDIIAFRGDQTLISDLIESGQFADAGELFDQYASDTYKEAMSQDPDVWNPYIRDGKRMAIPVLDNAYNNDGVMYIREDWLRNVGMEAPTTIDELEAVMEAFTNGDPDQNGQKDTLALSIGFKNNLATWMSDSGWIFGMFGAMPNQWNEGADGKLVYGSIQPEMKPALAKLQDWMKKGYISQEAGLYDEVKASEAFTAGKAGIIVGPYWMTGWPLQDMKANLPGAEYKAYPLPAGQDGKVGRRGTSVNSGAVLINKNMKNKDAFFVYQNYLFDHWANPSGEGPFTKGFAEGYDYAIGPNGELYGEQDSDKIEGGWVDTIRYTLTFDGAIIPQLRINTLAKIANGEEAVTPYEKAMLRSIPEQIQAAKIVIDQKDSIMMNKFTGSPTKTQLSKGDMLDKLEKEVLTKIIYNRASIDEFDSFVERYLSSGGQQVHNEVNEWYASIHQ; encoded by the coding sequence ATGATATGGACAATGAAGAAGGCAGCAGCAGCTTTGCTGGCCGGGGCCATGCTTACCAGCTTGCTCGCCGGCTGCAGCAACAGCGCCAGTAGTGACGGAGGCCGTGCCGAGACTTCGACTGAATTTTATTCGGCCAAATTCGAAAATGGCAAATATGTGGAGCCTGTCAGCATCACGACAGTGTTTCCAATTGGCAGCAATCTGAAGTTTAAAAATGGTGAGAACATCGAGAACAATGTGCATACCCGATGGGCCAAGGATACCCTTGGCATCGACATCAAGTATTTGTGGACGGTCAGCGACCAGAACAATGCCTACCAAACCAAGCTGCGCCTTATGCTGACCTCCAAGCAGGAGATGCCGGACATTATTGCATTCCGTGGGGATCAGACCTTGATTAGCGACCTTATTGAATCCGGTCAATTCGCCGATGCGGGCGAGCTGTTCGATCAATATGCTTCCGATACGTATAAGGAAGCGATGAGCCAGGACCCCGATGTCTGGAATCCCTACATCCGCGATGGCAAAAGAATGGCGATTCCTGTGCTTGACAATGCCTATAATAACGACGGTGTCATGTATATCCGTGAAGACTGGCTGAGAAACGTGGGCATGGAAGCTCCCACAACCATAGATGAACTGGAAGCCGTAATGGAGGCCTTCACCAACGGCGACCCCGATCAAAATGGGCAAAAGGATACGCTAGCTCTATCTATCGGCTTCAAAAACAATCTCGCCACCTGGATGTCGGATTCAGGCTGGATCTTCGGTATGTTTGGGGCGATGCCGAACCAATGGAATGAAGGCGCGGATGGAAAGCTCGTCTACGGCTCCATTCAGCCGGAGATGAAGCCCGCTCTGGCGAAGCTGCAGGATTGGATGAAGAAGGGTTACATCTCTCAGGAAGCTGGATTGTATGACGAGGTGAAGGCCTCTGAGGCATTTACAGCAGGGAAGGCAGGAATTATCGTCGGCCCTTACTGGATGACGGGCTGGCCGCTTCAGGATATGAAGGCCAATCTGCCTGGAGCCGAATACAAGGCATATCCGCTTCCGGCGGGACAAGACGGCAAGGTTGGCCGCAGAGGAACCTCGGTGAATTCAGGGGCTGTGCTGATCAACAAGAATATGAAAAACAAGGATGCATTCTTTGTGTATCAAAACTACCTGTTCGACCATTGGGCGAACCCATCTGGCGAAGGGCCATTCACCAAGGGATTTGCGGAGGGCTATGATTATGCCATTGGTCCAAACGGAGAGCTGTATGGAGAGCAGGACAGCGACAAGATCGAAGGCGGTTGGGTGGACACCATTCGCTACACACTGACCTTTGATGGCGCGATCATTCCACAATTGCGTATTAACACATTAGCCAAAATCGCTAACGGAGAAGAAGCGGTTACGCCGTATGAGAAGGCTATGCTTCGTTCGATCCCGGAGCAGATCCAGGCGGCGAAAATCGTCATTGATCAGAAGGATTCGATCATGATGAACAAGTTCACAGGCAGCCCGACCAAAACCCAATTGTCCAAGGGAGATATGCTCGACAAGCTGGAGAAGGAGGTGCTGACCAAAATTATTTACAACAGAGCTTCGATTGACGAATTTGATTCCTTTGTGGAGAGATACCTGTCCTCTGGCGGCCAGCAAGTTCACAACGAAGTCAACGAATGGTACGCGTCGATCCATCAATAG
- a CDS encoding VOC family protein, protein MATHFSAPILYYDGSFIDVLWDNHDNAMRWFENYLAWKVGRQEEWKVDPRCLQGRMTSTNWGTWLVSYLTNSRLPHHFAERGTVESNVRLCFRVHELQELHRKWLDDGIRVSAIYDGPGETRYFDVWATTEGIRLTLQEDSSLQHDELLPSWVRVGVSNLQASVEWYKQYMGMSVVRDEINQGYVLMSLKLNHREEDSLWIIEQLSGEAYKGKVDGQVQPICWIKDREDFFTYHQYLLGSGIETSEVGGYVTGGMVSFHFYDLDGNRFNISSM, encoded by the coding sequence ATGGCAACCCATTTCTCTGCACCGATTTTGTATTATGATGGTTCATTTATCGATGTTCTGTGGGATAACCATGACAACGCTATGAGATGGTTCGAGAACTATTTGGCGTGGAAGGTTGGGCGGCAAGAGGAATGGAAGGTTGATCCCAGATGCTTGCAAGGAAGAATGACAAGTACCAATTGGGGCACATGGTTAGTTTCATACCTTACGAATTCGCGATTGCCCCATCATTTTGCCGAAAGAGGCACAGTCGAGTCCAATGTTCGATTGTGCTTTCGCGTCCATGAATTACAAGAGCTACATCGCAAATGGCTGGATGATGGAATAAGGGTATCTGCCATATACGACGGGCCAGGGGAAACGAGATATTTTGATGTTTGGGCGACAACAGAGGGCATTCGGTTGACTCTACAAGAGGACTCGTCACTCCAGCATGATGAGCTATTACCTTCCTGGGTAAGAGTAGGTGTAAGCAACCTTCAAGCTTCAGTGGAGTGGTACAAGCAATATATGGGCATGTCGGTAGTTAGGGATGAAATCAATCAGGGCTATGTACTCATGAGCTTAAAGCTGAATCATCGGGAAGAAGATTCACTTTGGATCATCGAACAATTATCAGGTGAAGCTTATAAAGGAAAAGTCGATGGTCAGGTACAGCCCATATGTTGGATTAAGGATAGAGAAGATTTTTTTACGTACCATCAGTATTTACTGGGTAGCGGTATAGAAACATCAGAGGTTGGAGGATATGTGACAGGCGGCATGGTTAGCTTTCATTTCTATGATCTAGATGGAAATCGATTCAACATTAGTAGCATGTAA
- a CDS encoding ABC transporter permease → MHTSQTSHAVTDLVKKEAPPAHRGNWKRMLVLDAMLLPAVTLTLIFAYIPMGGLVIAFQDFKPWLGFARSEWVGLEHFQYLFSTPEYVQVIWNTLIIAAMKMIAGLVAPFTFALLLNEVRLSPFKRSVQTMVYLPHFLSWVILGGILLDMLSSDGLVNQALGAVFGIDPIFFLGDGNWFRLVVVVSDVWKEFGFGAIVFLAALSGINPSLYEAAEVDGASRWQQTLAITIPAMIPITIVVGTLSLGNVLNAGFDQIFNLYNALVMDKGDIIDTFVYRVGIVDGKFGFSTAVGLFKSMVGFVLIVAAYRLAYKLANYRIF, encoded by the coding sequence ATGCATACAAGTCAAACCTCACATGCGGTGACGGATCTGGTGAAGAAGGAAGCTCCTCCCGCACACCGCGGCAATTGGAAGCGCATGCTGGTTCTTGATGCCATGCTGCTGCCCGCCGTCACTCTGACCCTGATATTTGCCTACATCCCGATGGGGGGGCTCGTCATCGCCTTTCAGGACTTTAAGCCCTGGCTCGGCTTTGCCAGATCGGAGTGGGTCGGCCTGGAGCATTTCCAGTATTTATTCTCTACACCGGAGTATGTGCAGGTCATCTGGAACACGCTCATTATTGCCGCTATGAAAATGATCGCAGGTCTGGTGGCTCCATTTACCTTTGCCCTGCTCTTAAATGAAGTCCGGTTGTCCCCATTCAAAAGGTCGGTACAAACGATGGTCTATTTGCCGCATTTCCTCTCCTGGGTGATCCTCGGGGGGATCCTGCTGGACATGCTGTCCAGCGATGGGCTGGTCAATCAAGCGCTGGGCGCTGTGTTTGGCATCGATCCTATCTTTTTCCTTGGAGATGGCAACTGGTTCCGATTGGTGGTGGTCGTAAGCGATGTCTGGAAGGAGTTCGGCTTTGGCGCTATCGTGTTCCTGGCGGCCCTCTCCGGCATTAATCCGTCGCTCTATGAGGCGGCTGAGGTGGACGGCGCGAGCAGGTGGCAGCAGACGCTGGCTATTACGATTCCGGCGATGATTCCGATTACGATCGTGGTTGGCACTCTCTCGCTAGGCAATGTACTCAACGCAGGGTTTGACCAGATCTTCAACCTGTACAATGCGCTGGTCATGGATAAAGGCGACATCATTGATACCTTTGTATACCGGGTCGGCATCGTGGACGGAAAGTTCGGGTTCTCCACAGCAGTGGGCCTGTTCAAATCCATGGTCGGATTTGTGCTTATTGTCGCCGCTTACCGGCTCGCCTACAAGCTTGCCAACTACCGGATATTTTAG
- a CDS encoding glycoside hydrolase family 5 protein: protein MRFIGILVAIVLLTGCTWEVNAMKGASKPQGKESVEVLNVNPDVYQQARALGRSVNLGNALDAPYEGAWDMALEESYFKLIKDKGFDSVRLPVRFSNKTTWGAPYTIDEGFLQRVDWAIDKALEQNLAIIVDLHHFEEMFTNPHGQKDRFLSIWNQLSQRYKNRPAQVYYELLNEPNGALTPELWNQYLNEAITVIRANDPHRTLIVGGTDWNSVDGLYKLQLPAQDRNIIATFHYYGPILFTHQGAEWMTAEYGTTGLTWPGPPAHPVEPVQAARNVDWVANFFRDYNTKTGADNPASRERLVADFERAARWGQDNGRPIFLGEFGAYKTADMNSRITWTQTVRSEAERLGMSWSYWEFGAAFGLYDRSAHAWREDLTSALLP, encoded by the coding sequence ATGAGGTTTATCGGAATTTTAGTCGCCATTGTACTTCTCACGGGATGTACATGGGAAGTCAATGCAATGAAGGGAGCAAGCAAGCCGCAGGGGAAGGAATCGGTGGAGGTGCTGAATGTGAATCCTGATGTGTACCAACAAGCAAGGGCGCTTGGCCGAAGCGTCAATCTGGGCAATGCGCTTGATGCGCCGTATGAAGGGGCATGGGACATGGCGCTGGAGGAGTCTTATTTTAAGCTGATCAAGGATAAAGGCTTCGACTCCGTTCGCCTCCCGGTTCGCTTCTCCAATAAAACGACGTGGGGAGCGCCTTATACGATTGATGAAGGATTTCTGCAACGGGTCGATTGGGCTATTGATAAAGCCTTGGAGCAGAATCTTGCCATTATTGTCGACCTGCATCATTTCGAGGAAATGTTTACGAACCCGCACGGTCAAAAGGATCGTTTTCTCTCGATCTGGAATCAACTCTCACAGCGATACAAGAATCGTCCAGCACAGGTGTATTATGAGCTGCTGAATGAACCGAACGGGGCACTCACGCCAGAGCTGTGGAATCAATATCTTAATGAGGCGATTACTGTGATCCGGGCGAACGACCCGCATCGTACATTAATTGTCGGGGGGACAGATTGGAATAGTGTCGACGGTCTGTACAAGCTGCAGCTTCCGGCGCAAGACCGCAATATTATTGCGACCTTCCATTATTATGGACCGATCTTGTTTACACATCAAGGCGCTGAATGGATGACGGCAGAATACGGTACGACAGGTCTGACCTGGCCGGGTCCGCCAGCACATCCGGTTGAACCGGTTCAAGCAGCCAGGAACGTGGACTGGGTTGCGAATTTCTTCAGAGATTACAATACGAAGACAGGGGCAGACAATCCTGCCAGCAGAGAACGGCTGGTTGCAGATTTTGAGCGTGCCGCCAGATGGGGACAGGATAACGGCAGACCTATTTTTCTGGGCGAATTCGGCGCCTACAAAACGGCAGACATGAACTCGCGGATTACCTGGACACAGACGGTCAGAAGCGAGGCCGAGCGTCTTGGCATGTCATGGTCGTATTGGGAGTTTGGCGCGGCCTTTGGACTGTATGACCGCTCCGCCCATGCCTGGAGAGAAGATTTGACGAGTGCCCTGCTTCCATAG
- a CDS encoding sensor histidine kinase: MKAGVSLFQKLIVGLLIMLSLIVLVFWLIYRLNVQVIQDELKKNKIAEVEFMTSQLSNQFEQILMNTIVLSEDQSVRAYPNMLNYGDEYSRYETKLNIIDKLALNSASTPWNNTFILYFPEQSETVSSDPSFSFSEFRLPDQPLHVWTVKSDRKTGEYFYSYLVKSHKSPLYIEVQIQLSQIRKVMSQYTSGTPLLYDYRNHMLIQNDSAPLMKETAQVIVPLLQGDNGFLSVDNNGTPYLLNYMKLNMMDFYFMDYHPMRQLIEPISRNNNYFMIAIVVLLLLSLISIFLLHRQVQLPIHKLRKAIEKFDQGDFSSRLTDVHAYDFRLLGRSFNRMAENTQVLIEQVLHGELQVKEARLMQYQAQINPHFLYNCLNFIHSKASVNDTGAVRSMTLHLGAYCRYIHKIEQLDATLEEELTSVEHYLSIMQLRKTTISFHIDVPKQLRACRLPRMILQPLVENCIIHGLELSEHSGLITIEALDVGSEFILSVRDNGAGMERDRLQAVVHYMDERLCSERSIGIGLRNVNQRIKLYYGKEQGLLIESKPGQGTTISIRMRKEGHHVSSPAG, from the coding sequence ATGAAAGCCGGCGTATCGCTTTTTCAGAAGCTTATTGTGGGTCTGCTGATTATGCTCTCCCTGATTGTGCTGGTGTTCTGGCTCATCTATCGACTTAATGTTCAGGTTATACAAGACGAGTTGAAGAAGAACAAAATTGCGGAGGTGGAATTTATGACCTCTCAATTAAGCAATCAATTTGAGCAGATTCTGATGAATACCATTGTGTTGTCCGAGGACCAATCGGTTCGGGCCTATCCCAATATGCTTAACTACGGAGACGAATACAGCAGATACGAGACGAAGCTGAACATAATCGACAAGCTTGCGCTGAACAGCGCATCAACCCCATGGAACAATACGTTTATACTCTATTTCCCTGAGCAGAGCGAAACGGTATCCTCCGACCCATCTTTTTCATTCAGCGAATTCAGACTGCCCGATCAGCCCTTGCATGTATGGACCGTCAAGTCGGATCGGAAAACGGGAGAGTATTTCTATTCCTATCTGGTCAAAAGCCATAAAAGCCCGTTATATATCGAGGTGCAGATTCAGCTCAGCCAGATTCGAAAGGTAATGAGCCAGTACACCTCCGGCACGCCCTTGCTGTACGACTATCGCAATCATATGCTGATCCAGAACGATTCCGCTCCATTAATGAAGGAAACCGCTCAGGTGATTGTCCCGCTCCTGCAGGGGGACAATGGATTCCTGTCAGTGGACAATAACGGCACACCCTATCTGCTCAATTATATGAAGCTGAACATGATGGACTTTTATTTCATGGACTACCATCCCATGCGGCAATTAATCGAACCGATTTCGCGAAACAACAATTATTTTATGATTGCGATCGTCGTATTGCTGCTGCTTTCTCTGATCAGTATTTTTTTGCTGCACCGTCAGGTACAGCTACCGATCCACAAGCTGCGCAAGGCGATCGAAAAATTCGACCAGGGAGACTTCTCCAGCAGGCTGACTGATGTGCATGCTTATGACTTCCGACTGCTAGGCCGCTCGTTTAACCGAATGGCCGAAAACACGCAGGTGTTGATTGAACAGGTGCTTCATGGAGAGCTTCAGGTCAAGGAAGCTCGTCTTATGCAATACCAGGCCCAGATTAATCCGCATTTTCTCTATAATTGCTTGAACTTTATTCACAGCAAAGCCAGCGTCAATGATACGGGAGCCGTTAGATCCATGACCCTTCATCTGGGCGCTTACTGCCGCTATATTCACAAGATTGAGCAATTGGATGCAACGCTGGAGGAAGAATTAACCTCTGTAGAGCATTATTTATCCATTATGCAGCTCAGGAAAACAACAATATCCTTTCACATCGATGTTCCGAAGCAACTGAGAGCATGCCGATTGCCGCGCATGATTCTGCAGCCGCTCGTTGAGAACTGTATCATCCATGGCCTCGAGCTCTCCGAGCACTCCGGCCTCATTACGATAGAAGCCCTTGATGTGGGAAGCGAATTCATACTATCGGTACGTGATAATGGCGCTGGTATGGAGCGTGATCGCTTGCAGGCTGTAGTGCACTATATGGATGAGAGGCTGTGTTCAGAGCGGTCAATCGGCATCGGATTGCGCAATGTGAATCAGAGAATCAAGCTTTATTACGGAAAGGAGCAGGGGCTGCTGATCGAATCCAAGCCTGGGCAGGGCACGACCATTTCCATAAGGATGAGGAAGGAGGGGCATCATGTTTCATCTCCTGCTGGTTGA
- a CDS encoding GNAT family N-acetyltransferase — protein sequence MNYRIRPIQAEDVEFLWDMLYESLFVPEGQEPFSREILKEPFISKYVEGWGRSGDFGCIAMNDEGRPVGSISARYFDESNQGFGYVDNDVPELGMAIVEEYRGLGMGTALLSELFTEAKRREIGRLSLSVDPTNAAAMKLYQRFGFEEVGKVGTSITMVANVAAYNGAV from the coding sequence ATGAATTATAGGATCAGACCGATTCAAGCAGAGGATGTTGAATTTCTATGGGATATGCTATATGAATCCTTGTTCGTTCCTGAAGGCCAGGAGCCATTCAGCAGAGAGATCCTGAAGGAGCCGTTCATTTCAAAATATGTTGAAGGATGGGGGCGATCTGGAGATTTCGGATGTATAGCGATGAATGATGAAGGAAGGCCAGTGGGATCAATATCAGCTCGATATTTTGATGAGAGTAATCAAGGCTTTGGATATGTGGATAACGATGTGCCGGAGCTAGGTATGGCGATTGTAGAGGAATATAGAGGACTAGGGATGGGAACGGCTTTGTTAAGTGAGCTTTTTACAGAAGCGAAGAGAAGGGAAATAGGAAGATTATCATTGAGTGTCGATCCAACTAATGCAGCGGCTATGAAGCTCTATCAACGGTTTGGCTTTGAAGAGGTAGGGAAAGTAGGGACATCCATCACGATGGTTGCAAATGTGGCAGCGTACAATGGAGCAGTTTAG
- a CDS encoding response regulator → MFHLLLVDDETYVVDDLEVAFPWGSCGISKVFKAYSANEALGIIHTERIDIVITDISMPRMNGLELIQSIRSAQLKIKCLLLTGYAEFDYAKEAIHQGVVEYLVKPLDHAKLHACLQSTVQSIIDEMEQAASYDHAMRAFKEHLPHLKDKLLNELLQGYRYSDEELQYKLRSYQLDVELGDELFMLIIRLEERFSRLGYSDMNLFQYAVANIVTEMLTEFFTLWHCSDANHHLVFLLKPRGTHAGPELTHAARWLSGLVERIHRNVHDYLKGGISIVSTYPGRFPADISDMYDQAILALRRQAGKEHGHLLQLTERPESVNIRPLSMLYAPPTFMHLLETSQWDEFLNRLSMLRTVFNELPEQTEEHLEEVKSVLLSSFHYVAHKNHVMLSEWSSQQAIQPSDLRSFAQIQEWAESLIALIRNKLEKDVALHQEGLIQVIKGYIDSNLAMVSLQSIADHVSFHPVYVSKLFRKLCGSSISDYLLKLKMEHALSYLRDTQDKVYAISEKLGYSNSQYFIKVFKEYYGMTPQEYRERRQ, encoded by the coding sequence ATGTTTCATCTCCTGCTGGTTGATGACGAAACCTATGTTGTAGACGATCTGGAGGTCGCCTTCCCTTGGGGGAGCTGCGGGATCAGCAAGGTATTCAAGGCGTATTCCGCCAACGAGGCTCTTGGGATCATCCACACCGAACGGATCGACATCGTCATCACGGATATATCCATGCCGAGGATGAACGGATTGGAGCTTATCCAGTCCATCCGTAGCGCACAGCTCAAGATCAAATGTCTTCTGTTAACGGGTTATGCGGAATTCGATTACGCCAAGGAAGCCATTCATCAAGGCGTCGTGGAGTACCTGGTGAAGCCCCTGGATCACGCGAAGCTCCACGCCTGCCTGCAATCTACTGTGCAGTCCATCATAGATGAGATGGAGCAGGCTGCCTCCTATGATCATGCCATGCGAGCCTTCAAGGAGCATCTGCCCCATCTGAAGGACAAGCTGCTGAATGAGTTGCTTCAAGGGTACCGCTATTCGGATGAGGAGCTTCAATACAAGCTGAGGAGCTATCAGTTGGATGTTGAACTTGGCGATGAATTATTTATGCTCATTATTAGACTCGAGGAGCGTTTTTCCCGCCTTGGTTATAGTGATATGAACCTGTTTCAATATGCGGTAGCCAATATTGTGACCGAGATGCTGACCGAGTTCTTTACACTATGGCACTGCAGCGATGCGAACCATCATCTGGTGTTTCTTCTGAAGCCAAGGGGAACGCATGCCGGGCCCGAGCTGACCCACGCCGCCAGATGGCTATCAGGACTCGTCGAGCGGATCCATCGCAACGTGCATGACTATTTGAAGGGCGGGATCTCGATCGTGTCCACCTACCCGGGACGGTTTCCGGCGGATATTAGTGACATGTACGACCAGGCGATTCTGGCGCTTCGGAGGCAGGCCGGCAAGGAGCATGGTCATCTGCTCCAGCTTACAGAACGCCCGGAATCGGTAAACATACGTCCATTAAGCATGCTCTATGCTCCTCCCACGTTCATGCATTTGCTTGAAACCTCCCAATGGGATGAATTTCTTAACCGCCTGTCGATGCTGAGGACGGTCTTCAACGAGCTGCCCGAACAAACCGAGGAGCATCTGGAGGAGGTGAAGAGCGTTCTTCTGTCTTCCTTTCATTATGTCGCCCACAAGAACCATGTCATGCTGTCGGAGTGGAGCAGTCAGCAAGCTATCCAGCCCTCCGATCTTCGCTCGTTTGCCCAGATTCAGGAATGGGCAGAATCGTTGATCGCTCTTATTCGGAACAAGCTGGAGAAGGATGTGGCTCTGCATCAGGAGGGTCTGATTCAGGTTATCAAAGGCTATATAGACAGCAATCTGGCGATGGTGAGCCTGCAATCTATAGCGGATCATGTATCCTTCCATCCGGTCTATGTATCCAAGCTGTTCCGCAAGCTGTGCGGCTCCAGCATCAGCGACTACCTGTTGAAGCTCAAGATGGAGCATGCCTTGTCCTATCTGCGCGACACCCAGGACAAGGTCTATGCCATATCGGAGAAGCTCGGATACTCCAATTCGCAATATTTCATTAAGGTGTTCAAGGAATATTACGGGATGACGCCCCAGGAATACCGGGAAAGGCGCCAGTAG
- a CDS encoding carbohydrate ABC transporter permease, giving the protein MYYKSKPYKLFSCFNYTFLLALSMLCVIPLVHILAVSFSGKAPANANLVGLWPVQFTFDAYDKTLANENFLRALWVAVQRTIWGTGLSMLIVLLAAYPLSKENRQFKRRNVYTWFFVFTMLFHGGLIPFYMLIQELNMMNTIWVLILPGAVSVWNMILLLNFFRGVPKELEEAAFIDGAGHLRTLFHIYLPVSLPALATLSLFAMVGHWNSWFDGLIFMTDHKNYPLATFLQTIIVQQDFSKVTVRPEDLVNISQRTVKAAQIFIGMAPILLVYPFLQRFFVKGIVLGAVKE; this is encoded by the coding sequence ATGTATTACAAATCCAAGCCGTACAAGCTATTCTCCTGCTTCAACTACACTTTTTTGCTAGCGCTTTCTATGCTGTGCGTGATTCCGCTCGTTCATATCCTTGCGGTGTCATTCAGCGGCAAGGCGCCCGCCAATGCGAACCTGGTTGGCTTATGGCCCGTACAGTTCACCTTCGACGCCTATGACAAAACACTGGCTAACGAAAACTTTCTACGCGCGTTATGGGTCGCCGTGCAACGAACGATATGGGGCACCGGCTTGAGCATGCTGATTGTGTTGCTTGCGGCCTACCCGCTATCCAAGGAAAATCGCCAATTCAAAAGAAGGAATGTGTATACCTGGTTTTTCGTGTTTACGATGCTGTTCCATGGCGGCTTGATCCCATTCTATATGCTCATTCAAGAGCTGAACATGATGAATACGATCTGGGTGCTCATCCTTCCCGGAGCCGTTTCCGTATGGAACATGATATTGCTGCTGAACTTCTTCCGCGGCGTGCCGAAGGAGCTGGAGGAAGCGGCCTTTATAGACGGAGCCGGTCACCTGCGAACGCTGTTTCATATTTATTTGCCGGTATCGCTTCCGGCTCTGGCTACCCTGTCGCTATTTGCGATGGTGGGACATTGGAATTCGTGGTTCGATGGCCTGATCTTTATGACCGACCATAAAAATTATCCGCTGGCAACCTTCCTGCAAACGATTATCGTGCAGCAGGATTTCAGCAAGGTTACTGTCCGTCCTGAGGATTTGGTTAATATATCTCAACGAACGGTGAAGGCAGCGCAGATCTTTATCGGGATGGCTCCGATTCTGCTCGTGTACCCTTTCCTGCAGCGCTTCTTCGTCAAAGGCATCGTGCTTGGAGCTGTCAAGGAATAA
- a CDS encoding GNAT family N-acetyltransferase, whose translation MDHIKLMDVQSDHPDLSILTERLDKYLYELYPPEEVFQVDYEDPSKDKIEIVIAYLQGKPVGCGAIKEIDDRAVELKRFFVLEDYRNQGIASLILKTMESKARSKNYKVMRLETGDQQVEAIGFYSKYEFYEIDRFGEYADCPSSVCMEKTL comes from the coding sequence ATGGATCATATTAAACTAATGGATGTTCAATCAGACCATCCTGATTTAAGTATCCTAACGGAAAGACTTGATAAGTATTTATATGAACTCTACCCTCCAGAAGAAGTGTTCCAGGTTGATTATGAAGACCCCAGTAAAGATAAGATTGAAATTGTTATTGCTTATCTCCAAGGCAAACCCGTTGGATGTGGAGCGATCAAGGAAATCGACGACAGGGCAGTTGAATTAAAGCGTTTTTTTGTTTTGGAGGATTACCGGAATCAGGGAATTGCCAGTCTCATTCTAAAAACTATGGAAAGTAAAGCAAGAAGTAAAAACTATAAAGTGATGAGATTGGAAACCGGAGATCAACAAGTAGAAGCCATCGGATTTTACAGTAAATATGAGTTTTATGAAATTGATCGATTTGGTGAATATGCTGATTGCCCCTCTAGTGTATGTATGGAAAAAACATTGTGA
- a CDS encoding RidA family protein: MSERLRVSTGSPWESVVGYSRAIRIGNVVEVAGTTAMKDGKVVGKGNAYEQTKYILQIIEGALKQVGAGMSDVVRTRMFVTDISQWEEIGKAHGEYFKEVRPVATMVEVKSLIDPELLVEIEVQAIMKSGEDEDEL; encoded by the coding sequence TTGTCAGAAAGATTAAGAGTCTCAACAGGTTCACCATGGGAATCTGTTGTGGGATATAGCAGAGCCATCAGAATCGGGAATGTCGTCGAGGTGGCAGGAACGACCGCAATGAAAGACGGCAAGGTTGTCGGTAAAGGCAATGCTTATGAACAAACGAAATATATCCTTCAAATTATTGAAGGAGCGTTGAAGCAAGTTGGGGCTGGCATGTCTGATGTTGTAAGAACAAGAATGTTTGTGACGGATATTAGTCAATGGGAAGAAATAGGGAAAGCTCACGGAGAGTATTTTAAGGAGGTAAGGCCAGTAGCAACCATGGTTGAGGTGAAGAGCCTAATTGATCCAGAATTATTGGTCGAGATTGAAGTTCAGGCTATTATGAAATCAGGTGAAGATGAAGATGAATTATAG